The following proteins are encoded in a genomic region of Alosa alosa isolate M-15738 ecotype Scorff River chromosome 10, AALO_Geno_1.1, whole genome shotgun sequence:
- the arhgap9 gene encoding rho GTPase-activating protein 15 isoform X6 encodes MLSGSWRRSGPAALGRGSVSSPIGGGGNVLLEAQYDYSYRGADGRYVAIREGERFLLLKKTNADWWQARRVGAGIKGKPLYVPATYVVELPITTLHSPQPHTGSLDHKASANKLQPRASFGSFTQAQAHCSAPKTFCRSMEDLNSNGAGLMAGLMAGSVGGRFPTLPLPVNSSFTSPSGHLMVPGGQPCSTNSASMPRSKSSSNLPQNPYGEMEVTLIGRGTHATGPSKSYSYWDMAVPERRYSQQGYRPHGLLESPGYGTLQTERRTHPAPPSPPPGQPPLQVLDQWEQYRDPSSGRTFYVNTVTKERSWKPPRRAKERQRAPSLLAPGFIHNSRDANGGWQLRQSMQRAVSSDTINSSSSSTGDAQWRTSPLFGGRDQMSHSHSMILPESSPNHKSVQQLRDQMTHVLVEAPSPPSSPDSLDSVSPELEKAGLLNKTKIAEGGRKLRKNWNPSWVVLVGNSLVFFKDPKTQSPSSWRPGNSRPESSVDLRGAQLQWADSLSSRKNVFKLRTITGNEFLLQSDTESLIKEWYGTIQKVINRLDRENPLDNVLLYSIRRAGSVEMLDHSGDEDDTARHGSKASLPRSSSNLENTERKRVRSRLKKLILKRPPLHTLQEKGLIKDQVFGCRLEMLCERESSTVPRFVRMCIDSVDKRGLETDGIYRVSGNLATIQKLRFAVNHERAVTTDGRYLFPQELVQEEKLNLDHPQWEDIHVVTGALKLFFRELPEPLIPYGFFHDIVETVKMSDYLDKVDRMKCLVASMPPPNHDTMKAMFHHLKRVMENSDFNRMSTQNIGIVFGPTLMRAEQDNGNMAINMVYQNQAVEVILSECDRIFGTEPMGSH; translated from the exons ATGCTGTCGGGCAGTTGGCGCCGCTCGGGTCCCGCAGCCCTGGGCCGAGGCTCGGTCAGCTCGCCGATCGGCGGCGGCGGCAACGTGCTGCTGGAGGCCCAGTACGACTACTCGTACCGCGGTGCGGACGGACGCTACGTGGCCATCCGGGAGGGCGAGCGCTTCCTGCTCCTGAAGAAGACCAACGCCGACTGGTGGCAGGCACGGAGGGTCGGCGCGGGGATCAAGGGCAAGCCCCTCTACGTGCCGGCCACCTACGTGGTGGAGCTGCCCATCACCACGCTGCACTCGCCACAGCCCCACACGGGCAGCCTGGACCACAAGGCCTCGGCTAACAAGCTGCAGCCCAGGGCCTCCTTCGGCTCcttcacacaggcacaggcacattGCTCAG CACCCAAAACGTTCTGCCGCTCCATGGAGGATCTCAACTCCAACGGCGCGGGCTTGATGGCGGGCTTGATGGCGGGCTCCGTCGGCGGCCGTTTCCCCACCCTGCCCCTGCCGGTCAACTCCTCGTTCACGTCGCCCTCCGGGCACCTCATGGTCCCTGGGGGCCAGCCGTGCAGCACCAACTCGGCGTCCATGCCACGCAGCAAGAGCTCCAGCAATCTGCCCCAGAACCCGTATGGGGAGATGGAGGTGACCCTCATCGGGCGCGGCACACACGCCACCGGCCCCTCCAAGTCCTACAGCTACTGGGACATGGCAGTGCCAGAACGCCGCTACAGCCAGCAG GGTTACAGGCCCCATGGCCTGCTGGAGTCGCCGGGCTACGGCACCTTGCAGACGGAGCGACGGACGCATCCCGCGCCTCCGAGCCCCCCTCCGGGCCAGCCGCCGCTGCAGGTGCTGGACCAGTGGGAGCAGTACCGGGATCCCAGCTCGGGCCGCACCTTCTACGTCAACACGGTCACCAAGGAGAGGTCGTGGAAGCCGCCGCGCCGGGCCAAAGAACGCCAGCGCGCCCCCAGCCTG ctgGCTCCTGGTTTTATTCACAATTCCCGTGATGCAAATGGTGGCTGGCAGCTGAGACAG AGCATGCAGCGCGCCGTTTCCTCTGACACCATaaactcctcctcttcctccacggGTGACGCCCAGTGGCGGACCTCCCCACTCTTCGGGGGTCGAGACCAGATGAGCCACTCCCACTCCATGATACTGCCCGAATCCTCCCCAAACcacaag TCTGTCCAGCAGCTGAGGGACCAGATGACCCATGTGTTGGTGGAGGCCCCATCACCGCCCAGCTCCCCCGACAGCTTGGACAGCGTGAGCCCA GAACTTGAGAAGGCTGGTTTGCTGAATAAGACCAAAATTGCAGAGGGAGGCAGGAAACTGag GAAGAACTGGAACCCGTCGTGGGTGGTTCTCGTGGGGAACAGCTTGGTGTTCTTTAAAGACCCCAAGACACAAAGCCCTTCCAGCTGG AGACCGGGAAACAGTCGTCCAGAGAGCAGTGTTGACTTGAGGGGAGCTCAGCTACAGTGGGCTGATTCTCTCTCCAGCAGGAAGAATGTCTTTAAG CTGAGGACGATCACAGGCAATGAGTTCCTGCTCCAGTCAGACACAGAGTCGCTCATTAAAGAGTGGTACGGCACCATCCAGAAGGTCATCAACAGACTg gaccgTGAGAACCCTCTGGATAACGTGCTGCTGTACTCTATAAGGAGAGCTGGCAGCGTAGAGATGCTGGACCACAGTGGAGATGAGGACGACACAGCTCGCCATGGGAGCAAGGCTTCAC TGCCTCGCTCCAGCTCCAACCTGGAGAACACGGAGAGGAAGCGAGTGCGGAGCCGCCTGAAGAAGCTCATCCTGAAGAGACCGCCACTGCACACGCTGCAGGAGAAGGGCCTCATCAAAG ACCAGGTGTTTGGCTGCCGGCTGGAGatgctgtgtgagagggagagcagcacTGTGCCGCGCTTCGTCAGGATGTGCATCGACTCCGTGGACAAGAGAG GGCTGGAGACAGATGGAATCTACCGTGTCAGTGGAAATCTGGCGACCATCCAGAAGCTGCGTTTTGCTGTCAACCacg AGCGGGCGGTGACCACAGATGGACGCTACCTCTTTCCACAGGAGTTGGTGCAAG AAGAGAAGCTAAACCTGGACCATCCGCAGTGGGAGGACATCCACGTGGTCACTGGAGCCCTGAAGCTGTTCTTCAGGGAGCTGCCTGAGCCACTCATCCCCTACGGCTTCTTCCACGACATCGTCGAGACAGTCA aaATGTCCGACTATTTGGATAAGGTGGACCGTATGAAATGCCTGGTGGCCAGCATGCCTCCCCCCAACCATGACACTATGAAGGCCATGTTTCACCACCTCAAAAG
- the arhgap9 gene encoding rho GTPase-activating protein 15 isoform X5 codes for MLSGSWRRSGPAALGRGSVSSPIGGGGNVLLEAQYDYSYRGADGRYVAIREGERFLLLKKTNADWWQARRVGAGIKGKPLYVPATYVVELPITTLHSPQPHTGSLDHKASANKLQPRASFGSFTQAQAHCSAPKTFCRSMEDLNSNGAGLMAGLMAGSVGGRFPTLPLPVNSSFTSPSGHLMVPGGQPCSTNSASMPRSKSSSNLPQNPYGEMEVTLIGRGTHATGPSKSYSYWDMAVPERRYSQQGYRPHGLLESPGYGTLQTERRTHPAPPSPPPGQPPLQVLDQWEQYRDPSSGRTFYVNTVTKERSWKPPRRAKERQRAPSLMSSCALAPGFIHNSRDANGGWQLRQSMQRAVSSDTINSSSSSTGDAQWRTSPLFGGRDQMSHSHSMILPESSPNHKSVQQLRDQMTHVLVEAPSPPSSPDSLDSVSPELEKAGLLNKTKIAEGGRKLRKNWNPSWVVLVGNSLVFFKDPKTQSPSSWRPGNSRPESSVDLRGAQLQWADSLSSRKNVFKLRTITGNEFLLQSDTESLIKEWYGTIQKVINRLDRENPLDNVLLYSIRRAGSVEMLDHSGDEDDTARHGSKASLPRSSSNLENTERKRVRSRLKKLILKRPPLHTLQEKGLIKDQVFGCRLEMLCERESSTVPRFVRMCIDSVDKRGLETDGIYRVSGNLATIQKLRFAVNHERAVTTDGRYLFPQELVQEEKLNLDHPQWEDIHVVTGALKLFFRELPEPLIPYGFFHDIVETVKMSDYLDKVDRMKCLVASMPPPNHDTMKAMFHHLKRVMENSDFNRMSTQNIGIVFGPTLMRAEQDNGNMAINMVYQNQAVEVILSECDRIFGTEPMGSH; via the exons ATGCTGTCGGGCAGTTGGCGCCGCTCGGGTCCCGCAGCCCTGGGCCGAGGCTCGGTCAGCTCGCCGATCGGCGGCGGCGGCAACGTGCTGCTGGAGGCCCAGTACGACTACTCGTACCGCGGTGCGGACGGACGCTACGTGGCCATCCGGGAGGGCGAGCGCTTCCTGCTCCTGAAGAAGACCAACGCCGACTGGTGGCAGGCACGGAGGGTCGGCGCGGGGATCAAGGGCAAGCCCCTCTACGTGCCGGCCACCTACGTGGTGGAGCTGCCCATCACCACGCTGCACTCGCCACAGCCCCACACGGGCAGCCTGGACCACAAGGCCTCGGCTAACAAGCTGCAGCCCAGGGCCTCCTTCGGCTCcttcacacaggcacaggcacattGCTCAG CACCCAAAACGTTCTGCCGCTCCATGGAGGATCTCAACTCCAACGGCGCGGGCTTGATGGCGGGCTTGATGGCGGGCTCCGTCGGCGGCCGTTTCCCCACCCTGCCCCTGCCGGTCAACTCCTCGTTCACGTCGCCCTCCGGGCACCTCATGGTCCCTGGGGGCCAGCCGTGCAGCACCAACTCGGCGTCCATGCCACGCAGCAAGAGCTCCAGCAATCTGCCCCAGAACCCGTATGGGGAGATGGAGGTGACCCTCATCGGGCGCGGCACACACGCCACCGGCCCCTCCAAGTCCTACAGCTACTGGGACATGGCAGTGCCAGAACGCCGCTACAGCCAGCAG GGTTACAGGCCCCATGGCCTGCTGGAGTCGCCGGGCTACGGCACCTTGCAGACGGAGCGACGGACGCATCCCGCGCCTCCGAGCCCCCCTCCGGGCCAGCCGCCGCTGCAGGTGCTGGACCAGTGGGAGCAGTACCGGGATCCCAGCTCGGGCCGCACCTTCTACGTCAACACGGTCACCAAGGAGAGGTCGTGGAAGCCGCCGCGCCGGGCCAAAGAACGCCAGCGCGCCCCCAGCCTG ATGAGCAGTTGTGCC ctgGCTCCTGGTTTTATTCACAATTCCCGTGATGCAAATGGTGGCTGGCAGCTGAGACAG AGCATGCAGCGCGCCGTTTCCTCTGACACCATaaactcctcctcttcctccacggGTGACGCCCAGTGGCGGACCTCCCCACTCTTCGGGGGTCGAGACCAGATGAGCCACTCCCACTCCATGATACTGCCCGAATCCTCCCCAAACcacaag TCTGTCCAGCAGCTGAGGGACCAGATGACCCATGTGTTGGTGGAGGCCCCATCACCGCCCAGCTCCCCCGACAGCTTGGACAGCGTGAGCCCA GAACTTGAGAAGGCTGGTTTGCTGAATAAGACCAAAATTGCAGAGGGAGGCAGGAAACTGag GAAGAACTGGAACCCGTCGTGGGTGGTTCTCGTGGGGAACAGCTTGGTGTTCTTTAAAGACCCCAAGACACAAAGCCCTTCCAGCTGG AGACCGGGAAACAGTCGTCCAGAGAGCAGTGTTGACTTGAGGGGAGCTCAGCTACAGTGGGCTGATTCTCTCTCCAGCAGGAAGAATGTCTTTAAG CTGAGGACGATCACAGGCAATGAGTTCCTGCTCCAGTCAGACACAGAGTCGCTCATTAAAGAGTGGTACGGCACCATCCAGAAGGTCATCAACAGACTg gaccgTGAGAACCCTCTGGATAACGTGCTGCTGTACTCTATAAGGAGAGCTGGCAGCGTAGAGATGCTGGACCACAGTGGAGATGAGGACGACACAGCTCGCCATGGGAGCAAGGCTTCAC TGCCTCGCTCCAGCTCCAACCTGGAGAACACGGAGAGGAAGCGAGTGCGGAGCCGCCTGAAGAAGCTCATCCTGAAGAGACCGCCACTGCACACGCTGCAGGAGAAGGGCCTCATCAAAG ACCAGGTGTTTGGCTGCCGGCTGGAGatgctgtgtgagagggagagcagcacTGTGCCGCGCTTCGTCAGGATGTGCATCGACTCCGTGGACAAGAGAG GGCTGGAGACAGATGGAATCTACCGTGTCAGTGGAAATCTGGCGACCATCCAGAAGCTGCGTTTTGCTGTCAACCacg AGCGGGCGGTGACCACAGATGGACGCTACCTCTTTCCACAGGAGTTGGTGCAAG AAGAGAAGCTAAACCTGGACCATCCGCAGTGGGAGGACATCCACGTGGTCACTGGAGCCCTGAAGCTGTTCTTCAGGGAGCTGCCTGAGCCACTCATCCCCTACGGCTTCTTCCACGACATCGTCGAGACAGTCA aaATGTCCGACTATTTGGATAAGGTGGACCGTATGAAATGCCTGGTGGCCAGCATGCCTCCCCCCAACCATGACACTATGAAGGCCATGTTTCACCACCTCAAAAG